Sequence from the Christiangramia fulva genome:
TATGCAATGCAGCTATTCGATGGTGGCGAAGACAGTTTTTGGGTGCCGGTATTAGCTGTGGCTCTTTTAGTGGTTGCATTTATTATTAATATTTTAGGTAACAAAGTCATCGGAAAAACCGCAATGACTACTGCTGCAATAAAGATTGGAGGAATCCTGATTTTTGCAATTGGAGCACTTTGGGCAGCAGATTTTGCCGTAGGTTCAGCCTTGCCCTCTTCTGCACCCACTAATTCCTTGACTGATTACATTGCTTCTTTAGCGCTTTCGATTCTTGCGTACAAAGGTTTTACCACCATCACCAACAGTGGAGGTGAAATTGTGAATCCGAAGAAAAATATCGGGAAGGCAATTATTTACTCGCTGATAATATGTGGGGTAGTATATTTTCTTACCGCATTAGCCGTGGGTGCCAATCTGGAGATATCAGAAATCATAATAGCGAAAGACTACTCCCTGGCCGAAGCAGCAAGGCCTTTGTTTGGGAATTGGGGACTTAATTTTACAGTAGGAATAGCACTGGTTGCAACAATAACAGGGGTGATATTTAGTGTTTTTGCTGTATCTCGTATGACCGCTATGCTGACTAACATGAAACTGGTACCACATTCTCATTTTGGAATGAAAGGTAATATCCAACAGCATATGTTGATTTATGTTATTGTAATTTCAATTGCACTGACCGTGCTCTTTGACCTCTCGGGAATTGCGGCAATGGGTGCCATTTTTTACCTGATCATGGATATGATTATCCACGTGGGGGTTTTAAATCGCATGCGAGAGGAAGTGCAGGCGAATCGATTTGTGGTAATAACTGCTATTGTACTAGATGCGGTGGTCCTCATCGGTTTTGTGTGGGTGAAAATTCAAACCAATCTCACCGTGATCCTTGTCTCTTTAGCACTCATCCTGATCACGTTTGTGGGAGAAAAATTGTTCTTAAAGGGAAAGGGGACAGATGAGGACGAAGATTCATCCGGTCATTGAAGCTAAGAAATATTTTTGTAATCTTTTGGAATGGGTTCTACAACGAAAAATAAAAGCCGAAGATTTCAGATCTTCAGCTTTTATCAATTCCAAAAGAGACAGTTCAAATTTTTTTCAGCCCGGTTGTATAACTTATGATCTCGGCTTTTTTCCTCTATAGAAAAATAGGCATCTGGATGAAGCGATGTATAGGAATCTATAGGCATTTCTCCCTCTGCTGTCTGGCTGACAACACCCGAATTTTATTGTGTCTGTTCAATAGAAGTATCCTTAATACCTGCTAACCTACAAAAAAGGCTTTGTACTGGGTTTACCCTTAAAATTTCTTCAGATTGATTCTCTGTTGTGATTGACTGGCAGAGTATTTCTCCACCTATGTACCACGCCATTTCCACAATTACAATTGCTGCAAAAATCAGAAGTAAAATTCGTCTTTCTTCTTTTTTTCTGATCACTGTTAATTAATCATCAACAACTTTTATCATAAACCTGTATGAGTTCTGTAAAAATTTTTATCCTTAGTAAAATGATGAGTGAATGAGGCCAGGCATCAAGTTTTGAATGTCTTCTTCTGTCGTCTTTAGGCAGGATTCGATGTGATGGAATGAATTGTTGTAAACTTTAAGAGCATAGATAGAGGAAAGAAATTGAAAACCGATCCTAACCCTTGTCATGTAAATCACCAAAGAAGTTTTCCTCCCTAAACTCTTCACGGTCATAAAAATTCTCTTCGGTGTACGGAATTTCTTTTGTAGAAGAACCAGCAAAGGCTCTTACTGTTTCTTTTTCATCTTCAATTGCCAGGCTTTTAACGTTTGTGAATTCTGGTAAGTTCAATAGTTCTTCTGAAGTAATTTCTTTTTGTATTATTATCTTTTCTGGCTGTTGATTTATTTCTGCTTTTCCTACAGGAATCAAAATGTTTTTATTCTCTTTTGTATTTCTGCCTTTCTCCAGGGTCACAACTAAATATCTTATTCTTTTGTGATTTCTGTCGAACAGAAAATCCTTCAGTCTTCCCACTTTACCTCCTGTATTTAAAAGGACTTGCCAACCGTAAATTCCCGACAGATGATCAGAAATCTTGTAGTCACTCTTCTTAAGCTCTTCTAAATGCTCAAGTGGTGCAGAAATTTCGTTAGGATCTCTTGAGGTACTTCTTTTTACATCCTGACCAGCCTCATCGTATTTCCATTTTTCTATCATTATTCTGTGTCTCGTCATAGCTTTCTTTTAATCAGGTTCAATTTTTTAATCGCGCAATCATTTAAAATTAAACATATTGTTTTTGAAAGGAAAAATAGGACTCCTAATGTTATTTTAAAATTTTTAATCATTGAGATACAGACATTTTAGCCGTAGCAGTTTCTCTGGTATTTAAAATGATCTTCTCTAAGGACTTTTTTTTATTTTCCAATCTTTTTCTTTAGTAACTGCGCATTAATTGCGACTATAACTGTACTCAGGCTCATAAACACGGCTCCAACAGCAGGTCCTAAAATAAATCCTGTGGAATATAACACTCCGGCAGCTAATGGAATGGCAACTACATTATAACCCGTTGCCCAAATCAGGTTCTGAATCATCTTATCATAAGTAGCTTTTCCAAAGAGGATAAGATTGGCAATATCCTGAGGGTTGCTGTTCACCAGGATGATATCGGCAGTTTCTGCGGCCACGTCTGTTCCCGAACCAACGGCAATACCCACATTTGCCTGAGCCAAAGCCGGGGCATCGTTAACCCCGTCACCGGTCATGGCTACAAATTCTCCCTTACTTTCCAATTCTTTGACAATTTCTACCTTTTGATGGGGTAAGACTTCCGAATAATATCCATCCAGCCCGAGTTTATCACTAACTGCTTTAGCGGTCTTCTCGTTATCTCCTGTGGCCATGAACACTTTAATATTATTCTTTTTAAATATCCTGATGGCATCTGCCGATTCCGGTCTAATCTCATCGGCAAGTGCTATATACCCTGCTAATACCCCGTCGATCAGTACAAAAACCACGGTTTCGGCTGCATCACTATAGGCATCTTCTGGGATGTTAATGTTTTCATCTCGCAAGTATCCGGGACTTACTACTTTCACCTCTTTTCCCTCTACAATCGCTTCCACCCCTTTACCTGTAATTGCATTAAAATTTTCGGGCTTAGGAATAGCGACTTTATCATCTTTTACTTTTTTGATGATCCCAACAGCAATAGGGTGTTCAGAACTCTGTTCCAACGCACTGGCGAGTCGTAAAACCTCTTCTTTGGAGAATTGATCATTCACAGATTCGATACGGGTGACGCCGAAGTCTCCTTTGGTAAGGGTTCCGGTTTTATCAAAAAGTAAGGCGGTAATTTTTCGGGATTCTTCAAAAGCCGTTCTGTTACGAATTAACAACCCATTTTGAGCAGATACTGCTGTAGAAATTGCAACTACAAGTGGAATTGCCAGTCCTAATGCATGAGGGCAGGCAATGACCATTACGGTGACCATTCTCTCAAGTGCATATACAAAAGGAAAGCCTAAGATCAACCAAACCGCAAGGGTGCCAAAACCGATACCCAAGGCTATGTAGGTTAACCATTTTGCGGCTCTGTCAGAAAGATTTTGCATCTTGGATTTGGACTTTTGTGCTTCCTCCACCATAGTGATCACTTTATTGAGGTAACTATCTTTCCCTGTGTGTTCTACTTTAGCCTTTAAAGACCCATTGCCATTAATGGATCCTCCGATTATTTTTTGATCTGTACTTTTCTTTACCGGTTTTGATTCTCCGGTGAGCATCGATTCATTCAGGTAGCTTTCGCCTTCTACGATTATAGCATCTGCAGGCACCTTTTCACCGGGTTTCACAAGAATTATATCTCCTTTTTTTAAAGTATCCAGCTTTACATCTTCAACCTGATCTCCGTTTACCCGATGCGCTTCCGCAGGCATCATACTCACCAAAAGCTGTAAAGCTTTAGAAGCACCCAAAACAGACTTCATTTCAATCCAGTGCCCTACCAGCATGATAGCTATAAGGGTAGCGAGTTCCCAGAAAAAGTCAACTCCCTCAAGACCAAAGACTGTAGCAGAACTGTAAAGATAGGCCACTGTAATTGCCATAGAAATAAGGGTCATCATTCCGGGCGCAGCTTTTTTCACTTCGGACCAAAAGCCTTTTAAAAATGGCCAGCCTCCATAGAAGTAAACAACAGTGGAGAGGGCAAAAAGGATGTACTTATTTCCAGGCAGAAGAAATTCGTACCCAAGAAAATCCTGGATCATTGGCGACAGGAAGAGGATTGGGATAGTTAGAACAAGAGTTATCCAAAAACGCTTCTTGAAATCTTCAATCATTATTTTGTGGTGGTCATGGCCTGCATGGCCATGAGCGGGTTCATGATCGCCATGCTTACCCTTGTCATGATCCATCACATCCCGGTCCATCGCCTCATTATGCCCATGTTTCGTTTTTTCGGTCAGATCATCCTTTAAGTTGGTTTCTTCTTTTCTGGCTTCCCGCTTCGCTTTATTCTTTGACTGCTCCTTGTGTTCGTCGTGATGTTCCATAACCCTGAATTTACTGATTAATTTGTTTTAGTTTGGTTCTCATTGTTTCCGAAATATTCTCTGAATAGATACCGTATGCATCTACCAAAATCCCCCTGACCCCGTAACGGGAAGAGATAGCAAATAATATACTGCTGTCATCTGTACTGCTCATCCCTTCGAATCTATATACTTCATTGACCAAAAAATCCTGTGGGTGTATCTCCAGCTTTAAAGAGGGGCACTCCAGACAGTGGGTCTTTAGGTTAAAATCGTATTTGTAACCTCTGGCCTGGAGGCCATTCACAGCTTCTGAAAGGGTGTCGTAATTGTTCATTTTCGTTTTATTTATAAGTCATTGTAAAATAACTGTTGTCTTCTTCGGTAAATTTTTGAAAGTTCAATAGACCTTGTGCATTTAATTTCTCGTTAACAGTATAATTGAGTTGCTTAATGCGAATCCCCCACGCATAGGCCTTAATATTGATCTTTGAAGTAATAATGTTTTTGTTTTCGTTTAACTTTCGGTCATAAATCTTTATAATGCTTTTGGAACCAAAAAAATTCAACAGCCCTGAATCAAAAGTCATTTCCAATTCTATATCTTGAAGATTGTCCAAATCGTAGAGCTCCTTAAATTTTTCAGAGGTGGTATTGATTTCGGTCTCCTTTGAATTTGGATTCGAGAATGGAAAAGCCATTACCATTACACTTGCTTCATCAGGCTTACAGCGATAGGTTGTAGTGTATTTGTCGGTCAATTTTTTGTCTTTATCAAACAGCTCAGTAACTACCTCAATTTCATAGGATCCATTTTTCTTTATTGTTTCCTCAGCTTTAAAAGTTTGTTTGTTCAGAAAACCACCTTTTTCATCAAAATTTTCCCGAACGATAACTCTGCCCGAAATCTGTCCAATAAGCATTTCAGTTTGTCCATTCATTGTGATGCTGAATAAGATAAATAATACTATAAATCCTTGTTTTCTCATATCTGGTGCATTAATTTTTTCACCTCTTTTGCCATAATATCACTTAAATCTATTCCATTTGAAGGATGCGGGATGGTATGGCAAGTCACTATTTTTTCCACCCCGGAACCCAATAAATCTTTATAGGAATTTCCTGAAAAAACGGCGTGAATGCCTACGCAGATAGGTGGTTTCATTCCTGCTTTTTTCAAATGTTGTACGGTTTCAATCATTGTTCGGGCTGTGGAAATAATATCATCAACCAAAATAGGTGTAGCATCTTTGTATTTATCCACATCTGGAACAGAGACCTCTACATCACGGTCACCGTGGCGCATCTTTTGTAATACTATAAATGGTGCTCCAGCATTTTTGGCGACTTTGGAAACCCATTGTTCGCTTTCCGAATCAGGTCCGATAAGTACCGGGTTTTTGATGTTTTCCTTGATCCATTCTGAAATGGCATCGGCTGCGTGAATCACTTTATTAGGTATTTGATATACTTCTCCCAAAGAACTAATTCTATGTAAGTGAGGGTCAACTGTGGTAATGCTATCGGCAAAGCCTGAAATCAATTTTCCAAAAAAACCGGAAGTAACGCCTTCACCTTCATTAAAAACTTTGTCCTGGCGCATATACGCCAAATAAGGTGCTACCAAACAGGTACACATTGCTCCCAATGATTTGGCTGTGTGGCTTAAAAAATATAGAGGCAACAGTTTCTCGTCCGGTTCGTGCAAGGTGCATACTAGTACCACACATTTTTCTTTAACATCAGATAATATACGCGTGTACGACTCCCCGTCAGGGAATTTACGCACGTTGGCTTTCCCTATTTCAGCATCCATTTTTTTTGCTAAAAGTTCTGTAAGTATTTCATTTCCGGGAAGGCTAAATAATATTGTTTTCATAGCACGTTTAAATTATGGTTATGATGTCGTTATGGTTATTTTTATATTCCAATGCATAGTTAAGTTCGCCTTTGGATTCAGCATATAAAGTATATAGCAATTGATTCTTTTCTATTTGTTCTCCCAAATGGATGTTTAATAGAATTCCTGCCGAAATAGATTGAGGTGCTCCTGAAAGCTTTGCGAGCTTTGCGATTTTTCGGTTATCAATTCTTTTTAAAATTCCGGATCTTTCGGCTGTAATTTCAATTTTATGAGGTGCTAAAACTGGTTTTGAAAAGCGACCTTGTGCTTTACAAATGGCGATAAACTTTTCATATGCTTTTCCAGATTTGAGAATTTGACGTGCTGTTTCCAGTCCCAATCCTTTTTCTTCTTTTCCAGAAAGCTCAAATAGTTCAGCGGCTAAAAGCAATGCTCTTTCTGTTAGGTCTTTAGGTGCATCAGCTTCATTTTTCAAAACTTTTAATATATCAATAGCTTCTAACGTGGGACCGATTCCCCTTCCAACAGGCTGCGTGCCATCAGTAACCACAGCTTTTACCTTCAACCCAACAGCAGTGCCAACGGTTTCCATATGATTTTTTAATTTTAGAGCCATTTCAGTACTGCGAACCTTGGCGGTTTCACCACTTGGAATATCAATGACAACGTGAGTGGATCCTGCTGCAGCCTTTTTAGAAAGTACAGAAGCTATAAGCTGACCTTCACTATCGATATCCAAAGCTTTTTCAATTTTAATGAGCACATCGTCGGCAGGACTTAATTGCGCTGTACCTCCCCAGACAAAACATCCTCCTTCTTTTTCGACTACAGCTTTTATTTCTTTGGAAGAGAGCGTTACATTGGTCAATACTTCCATTGTATCTGCTGTACCAGCTGGTGAAGTGATGGCACGTGACGAAGTTTTAGGCATTGTAAGTCCATAAGCGGCAACAATAGCTACTACCAATGGGGTTGTTCTATTGCCTGGTAAACCACCAATACAATGTTTATCGACCACAATATCTTTACTCCAATCCAATTGTTTTCCTGAAGCTATCATCGCTTTAGTAAGGTCTGCTATCTCATCAATATCCATTCGGTCGCCCGCACAGGCTGTAATAAATGCCGATAGGTGAATGTTAGAATAATTGCCTTCTACGATATCGTTGATGATGTTGTTATAGGCTTTAAAATCCAGTTTTTGATTATAGATTTTAGCTCTTACGTGGCTTAACGATTCAATAGGCTCCAAATGGGAAACATACAGCATTTCATTTTGGGAAACATTCAGTTTTTTTGCTGCAGCATCCGAAAGGCCTATTTCATTTGGTAAAAGAAGGCCGGAACTCAAAACGTTAAGGCTTGCGACGATTGAGGTGGTTGCATTTGATATCCTGATCCTTGTTAGTGCTACAAACCCTTCAGAACTACAGACGTGGCAATCCTCACGCATATACACTACATATTCGTTTTGGGTGTAAATCCCGAGATGTTTGTATTTTAGTATGTTTGAGTGTGGGTCCATTATTTTATTGATTGCTGGGATTTATTCTATTTCTTCGATGGTGTATAATTGCGGAATTTCTGTATTCCATCCATAGGTTTCCTTGATACCTTTTTGTAATGCTTCTGCACTTTCTTTTTCACCGTGGACAATGAATATACGTTCGGGCTTATTTTTAATGTCGCCCATCCATTCTATAAGTTCTGCGTGGTCTCCGTGTGCCGAGAGACCTTCAATTTCAGCGACCTGCATATTGAAAGGCACCCATATTCCATAGACTTTTAGTTCTTTCTCACCTTCCAACAGCTTTCTACCACGTGTGCCTTCAGCTTGATAGCCTACAAAAAGCAAGGTGTTATTCGGATTTTGTGCCTGTGTTTCAAGATAGTTGAGCATTCTTCCACCTGTGAGCATTCCACTCCCTGCAATTACAATTTTTGGTTTGTTATCAGTTCGTAATTCCATTGTTTCACGATAACTACTTACTACTGTAAAGTGCGAACACATTTCATCGCATTCATTCTCTTCCAATCTGTGCCAATCACGAGTTCTATGAAACAGTTCTAATACGTTGGCACCCATTGGGCTATCCATAATCATTTGAACTTTAGGGATTTTGTTCTCCTTGAGTAATTTCCAAAAGATAAGCATCATTAGTTGGGCACGCTCTACCGAAAAACTGGGAATAAATAAGCTGCCACCTCTATTGATGGTATCGTTGATTAATTTTTCAATTTTTGGAAGCGCTTCTACTTCATCAGGATGAAACCTTCCTCCGTAAGTGGACTCAACGAAAAGTATATCCGCTTTTTTTGGTTTAAGGGGTGGATAGAGCAATAAATCATTGGTTCTACCAATGTCTCCAGAGAAGACAAAGCGTTTTCTATAAATATCCAACTCAATATAAGTTGCACCCAGAATATGCCCGCTGTACTGGAAGCGAGCCCTGATACCATCAAATAACGTAATCCATTGTGCTTGTGGAATGCCCTTGAAATGCGGAATGGTTTTTTCTACATCCTTTAAATCGTAAAGCGGTTCCGCAGGATTATGTTTGGAATAACCTTCTTTGTTGGCACGTTCGGCTTCCTGTTCCTGAATTTTTGCACTATCATTCAAAATGATTTTTGCAATGTCCAAAGTAGGATTCGTACCATAAATGGGACCATTGAAGCCTTGTTTTACCAATCTGGGTAGATATCCTGTGTGGTCCATATGACCGTGTGTGAGCAATACCATATCAATTTCTGAAACTTCAAATGGTGGATACTCCCAGTTTTTAAGGCGTAATTCCTTCAAACCTTGAAAAAGGCCACAGTCTATGAGTATCTTTCTCTCTCCCGTATTCACTAAATATTTTGAGCCGGTTACTGTACCTGCCGCCCCTAAAAAGTGGATGTTTATTTGATTAGTTTTCATTGGTTGTTGTAGGATTAGATTTTGCATAGTTCAAGTGAATCTTCCAGAATTCTTTTGTGTCGGGAGTTGGGAATTCCTACTTTATCTAGTAATTCGGGATTTTCGTGAAGCTCTTTGCAGAGCACGATACCTTCATCTAATAATTTTGTTTTTTCAGCTTTGGTAAGGGTTGTTAATGCTGTTAATGGATGCAGGCCAGATTGGTCTATTCTATCTTTAAGGCCATTTCCTCTTGGATAATCCCAACTGGTCATCAGTAATCCAACACATTTTCCGTACTGAATGGCATCGGTTGTGAAACGCGTGTTGGTGTACACCCCACCTTTGTGAAGTTTAGCCCTGTGACCTTTTTGGTTTTCCCATTGCTTTTCCACGTCCAAAAAACGGGAATGGATATACAACGGGATTTTCACGTTGCAAAACCTGCCTTGGTCGCTATGGTATTTACATTCAATCATATAGTGTTTGTCGCCTTTTTGGGCGATAACATCAACTTCGTGCTGTACACAATTACCTTGAACAATAACTCCCACATTTGCGCTAAAGCCTTCCATCTCCAAAATCTTACCAACAAATTTTTCAAAGGGAAATCCTGATGGCCCTAATTCCATAATGGCATTTTTGAGCTTGTATTTTGAAGCATTTACCCTTGCTTTATTCTTAAGAATTTTAAATGCCATCTGATAGATCGTTTTTGTGGTAATTCCATCATAAAGCTGGCTTTCAACTTGTTCAAGTATTTGCTGAATTAAACTATCGCTTGCCTGAGACCGTTTCAGGGAATTGATGAGTTTGTCAATACGGAACTCCTCATACTCACCCGAAGACTTTTGAACCATGACTGATTTTTTCATAGTTACATTTTTATAGTCATTACAGGCAATTCAGAATGGTTGGTTATCTTTTCAACAGTGCTACTGGAGAAGAGGCTTAGAAATCCCGTACGTCCGTGAGTACACATAGCAATAAGATCCACATTCTTGTATGCCAGAAAATCATTTATGCCTTCCTCTACACCCGATTCGTTATAGACATTCATTGTGTAAGCGGTGAACCCTGGAAAATTTTTAAGAAAATCTTTAATAGGTTGCAGACCCTGCTCAATACTATTAAAATCGGTTATAGTATTTACCTTTAATAAATGGACGCGGGCATCACATTTTTCAGCAAGTGATTTTACGTGTTGAAATTCTTCTGTCACATCTTCTTTAAAATCTGAGACAAATAAAATATCTTTAAAAGGAAAAGAAACTTCCTTATCTTTGACTACGATGACAGGCACCTCGGCTTTTCTCACTATTTCTTCCACGTTGCTTCCAAGTAATTCACGAATTCCTCCTTTTGTGCCACTACTACCGGTAACTATAAAGTCGTGTTCAAAATGACCGCAGTGGCTTAGTATGTTGTTGATCTCACCATTAAATTCCAAAAAGGTCCTGCATTTGAGTCCTTGTCCCTCTGCTTTTTTTTCTAACTCTCTCAAATCGGCTTTTGCACTGCCAATCTCTAATTTTGTTTCAGGATATCGATCTTCCTTCTGTTTGTCCAGTCGAACCCAGTCTACGGGAGTTTTAATCAAATGGAAGAAATGGATTTCCGAGTTATAAAATTCGGCCATTTTGAGCCCCAGCTCCTCTGCTTTTCGACAATTTTCAGAAAAATTGGTAGGTACGAGTATATTGTTCATAATTTCACATTATTAGTTACTTCACATTATCGTTTTTGGTATCTCTTATTTTAAATGTATCCTGCACATCAGAAACATATATTAAACCATCACCACTCTTTCCTGTTTTGCCATTTTGACGAATGATTTCACAAATAGCCTCAACTTTACTATTCTCACAAACGATTTCCAGTTTAAACATCTTGCTGTGGAGGAATGGTAGTTTGAGGGAAGGCCATTCTTTTTCGGGATCAGTATAATCTCCGGTTCCTTCTCCTTCGAAGACTGTTAAACAGCAGTGTCCTTCTCTTCTCAAGGAAGAAATCACCTCCTTGATTTTATTTGGCCGAATGAATGCTTTTATTTCTTTCATAATCTTAGTTTTTTATTTATTCCGTTAAGGATTAATTATATTCCTAAAATACGGTTAGTCTTTATAATAGAATCTTGAGCATTCTTTTCAAGACCTGTGAGTGCTCTTATGGCGTCAATAGTTTCAGGGATTACAATCGCCTGATTATCTACTACATATGCATAAAACAGTTCATCCCCCTGTACCTTCAACATATCTTCCCAAAGTGCTACTTCGTACATATCTCCCCAAGGTCGACCCATATCCAGAAAAAATTCTTTAATGGTGTTATTGGAAACCAAACCCTGGTCATACCGGATCATCTTTATTCTTGTCGAGGTTTTAAAAGCATTTAAAACGTCATCTTTTGAGGCCTTTTTCTTCAGTTTTACATTCCAATAGTGCATGTGGCTCAGGGTTTCAGGTACTTTGACTGCAGCAGTAATAACATCCAGTTCGGGATCTACACTTTGAGCATCGGGACCCTGATGACTGGGAATATCTTTTTCAGGAACCATTGTATTCATGATTCCCCCCATATGGCTTTCCCAGGGATCTGTTGCTCTTCGCAATAGAGTACCGCGGGCACTTAGTAATAGATCTGCTCTTTTGAGGGCCGTAAGAGTTCTTAAAATGGAGGTGGTGTTGCACGAAACCACCCGCGTAGCATCTATGTTTAGAGCGGTTTGGTAATTGTTTTCGGCACTGAATGAATGGCCCGCAGTTTCATGCTTTTCACCTCCTTGTACAATAAATTTTTTACCTTGACTTTTGTATCGTTCAACGTTTTTTGCGGCAACTTTTTTAGGGGTGCAATCCACAACCAGGTCCACCTGATCTAAAAGCTCTGTCATTCCGCCTTTAACGGAGAATCCGGCATTTTTCATTTCCTTTTCTGCTTCTTGTGTGGCGCTATAAATATCGTAGTTCTTTCTTACCGCATTTTCTATGCGCCAGTCACTTATGATATCACAAATGCCGGTTAACTCCATATCATCTTGTTTGTCAATGGCATCGGCAACTCTTTTGCCAATAACCCCGTATCCTACTACTGCTATCTTTTTCATTATCTTAGATTTTCTGGTTAATCATTGATTATAAATCTCTTTGTTTCGGAATGGTGGGTTAATTTACGTTTCACAGTGAACCGTCTTAAACAACATATTTATCCCAAAGTCCATAGGTTTCCTTTATTTCTCCTTTTGAGTAAGAGAGAATTATTACTAAAATTCCAGTTATACTTGTGCTTAACATGAACGCTAAACTCACACTTTCAATAAACCACGGCATCACGGCCAATACCAGCCCGAGTAAAACATTTAAGTAGCGTAAGCTTCTAATAACTTCAGCCATGGCCATCACAGCAAATACAATTACAAGAGCCCCACCCAGATGATTCAAATCGGCAAACGGAGTTTCTATTCCAATTCCGAAGACTGTAGGAAAGACCATCAGCCAGATTCCTAAAAAGGTCGATACTGTCAACCTCCAGGGGAAGCTCATTCCCCAGATTGAAGATTTAAATACCTTCCAGGGATTATCATTCAATTCTGCTATTTCAGGGGAGCGTACATCTGTTTCTGTGGATAATGCTTCACCACCTTTCCAGAACACCCTCCATAGGGAATCTCCTTTTTGTTTTCTTTGAACCATATGTTGCCACATTGCGATTACCTCATCAATTTGCAAAGGGATCATTGGAAGCATAACTATAGCTGAAAAGAGGCAGA
This genomic interval carries:
- a CDS encoding P-II family nitrogen regulator — encoded protein: MKEIKAFIRPNKIKEVISSLRREGHCCLTVFEGEGTGDYTDPEKEWPSLKLPFLHSKMFKLEIVCENSKVEAICEIIRQNGKTGKSGDGLIYVSDVQDTFKIRDTKNDNVK
- a CDS encoding type II glyceraldehyde-3-phosphate dehydrogenase codes for the protein MKKIAVVGYGVIGKRVADAIDKQDDMELTGICDIISDWRIENAVRKNYDIYSATQEAEKEMKNAGFSVKGGMTELLDQVDLVVDCTPKKVAAKNVERYKSQGKKFIVQGGEKHETAGHSFSAENNYQTALNIDATRVVSCNTTSILRTLTALKRADLLLSARGTLLRRATDPWESHMGGIMNTMVPEKDIPSHQGPDAQSVDPELDVITAAVKVPETLSHMHYWNVKLKKKASKDDVLNAFKTSTRIKMIRYDQGLVSNNTIKEFFLDMGRPWGDMYEVALWEDMLKVQGDELFYAYVVDNQAIVIPETIDAIRALTGLEKNAQDSIIKTNRILGI
- a CDS encoding universal stress protein — encoded protein: MNNILVPTNFSENCRKAEELGLKMAEFYNSEIHFFHLIKTPVDWVRLDKQKEDRYPETKLEIGSAKADLRELEKKAEGQGLKCRTFLEFNGEINNILSHCGHFEHDFIVTGSSGTKGGIRELLGSNVEEIVRKAEVPVIVVKDKEVSFPFKDILFVSDFKEDVTEEFQHVKSLAEKCDARVHLLKVNTITDFNSIEQGLQPIKDFLKNFPGFTAYTMNVYNESGVEEGINDFLAYKNVDLIAMCTHGRTGFLSLFSSSTVEKITNHSELPVMTIKM
- a CDS encoding MBL fold metallo-hydrolase RNA specificity domain-containing protein; translated protein: MKTNQINIHFLGAAGTVTGSKYLVNTGERKILIDCGLFQGLKELRLKNWEYPPFEVSEIDMVLLTHGHMDHTGYLPRLVKQGFNGPIYGTNPTLDIAKIILNDSAKIQEQEAERANKEGYSKHNPAEPLYDLKDVEKTIPHFKGIPQAQWITLFDGIRARFQYSGHILGATYIELDIYRKRFVFSGDIGRTNDLLLYPPLKPKKADILFVESTYGGRFHPDEVEALPKIEKLINDTINRGGSLFIPSFSVERAQLMMLIFWKLLKENKIPKVQMIMDSPMGANVLELFHRTRDWHRLEENECDEMCSHFTVVSSYRETMELRTDNKPKIVIAGSGMLTGGRMLNYLETQAQNPNNTLLFVGYQAEGTRGRKLLEGEKELKVYGIWVPFNMQVAEIEGLSAHGDHAELIEWMGDIKNKPERIFIVHGEKESAEALQKGIKETYGWNTEIPQLYTIEEIE
- a CDS encoding ATP cone domain-containing protein; this translates as MKKSVMVQKSSGEYEEFRIDKLINSLKRSQASDSLIQQILEQVESQLYDGITTKTIYQMAFKILKNKARVNASKYKLKNAIMELGPSGFPFEKFVGKILEMEGFSANVGVIVQGNCVQHEVDVIAQKGDKHYMIECKYHSDQGRFCNVKIPLYIHSRFLDVEKQWENQKGHRAKLHKGGVYTNTRFTTDAIQYGKCVGLLMTSWDYPRGNGLKDRIDQSGLHPLTALTTLTKAEKTKLLDEGIVLCKELHENPELLDKVGIPNSRHKRILEDSLELCKI